Proteins encoded together in one Lachnospiraceae bacterium JLR.KK008 window:
- a CDS encoding amino acid--tRNA ligase-related protein, with protein MDNGFHRETYNRWQQEKHSGQIVLRGRILKTFREKRRLVLIMQAGEYGSRFRLLLEEEQPSYEDMRKLHLSGALMAVRASVQDTGADMVTARIEESMIVSLPELPAGQRALSLTGGRGTFEKAFYHLKLCNDERTILYLRLRDKVFRDLRAFLNEGDFCECVIPALQKNYYGGDANPFTTHVNFAHRDYYLKPNSNVAFLLHLAGGMEKMYEISDYFRNGGVDSRHSVPYCALELYAAYFDYEEIRELAWQIFRRIARSVSEWHVRRRTETGEQSGEITQESPAVETTFHRLLSEKCGENADQAGIRALRLRLTGESSDSAADNTGWVYRWMKKELFRGIEGPCAVTDLPAGVSPLIRTQPDRPEFLKRGYIIWGGSNVIEFFEGENDCGTALGRLQEQESGQSGADVRRDYRALEHAFALGIPPYASLTVSLDRMIAIGMGNVPVSTYRMDL; from the coding sequence GTGGATAACGGTTTTCACAGAGAAACGTATAATCGGTGGCAGCAGGAAAAGCACAGCGGCCAGATCGTCCTGCGCGGACGTATCCTGAAAACATTTCGTGAGAAACGCAGACTTGTACTGATCATGCAGGCCGGGGAATATGGCAGCAGATTCCGTCTGTTATTGGAAGAGGAACAGCCGTCTTATGAGGACATGAGAAAGCTGCATCTAAGCGGAGCGCTGATGGCAGTCAGAGCATCTGTGCAGGATACGGGTGCGGATATGGTCACTGCCCGCATAGAAGAATCCATGATTGTATCTCTGCCGGAGCTGCCTGCCGGACAGCGCGCCTTGTCTCTGACCGGGGGCCGGGGGACTTTTGAGAAGGCCTTTTACCATCTGAAGCTGTGTAATGACGAGCGTACAATCTTGTATCTCAGACTGCGGGACAAAGTGTTCCGTGATCTGAGAGCCTTTTTAAACGAAGGGGATTTTTGTGAGTGCGTAATTCCGGCCTTACAGAAAAACTATTATGGCGGTGACGCTAATCCTTTTACGACTCATGTCAATTTTGCGCACAGAGATTATTATCTGAAGCCGAATTCCAACGTCGCCTTTTTGCTGCATTTGGCGGGCGGTATGGAAAAAATGTACGAGATCAGCGATTATTTCAGAAACGGCGGGGTGGACAGTCGGCATTCGGTTCCTTACTGCGCCCTGGAACTGTATGCGGCTTATTTTGATTATGAGGAGATCAGAGAGCTGGCCTGGCAGATATTCCGGCGGATTGCGCGGTCTGTCAGCGAATGGCATGTCCGCCGGCGAACGGAGACCGGGGAGCAGTCCGGAGAGATTACCCAAGAGAGTCCGGCGGTGGAGACGACATTTCACCGGCTGCTTTCGGAAAAATGCGGAGAAAATGCCGATCAGGCAGGGATACGTGCGCTGCGTCTGCGGCTGACTGGAGAGTCCTCAGATTCGGCCGCAGATAATACCGGCTGGGTCTATCGGTGGATGAAGAAAGAACTGTTTCGGGGGATCGAGGGTCCCTGTGCGGTCACAGATCTGCCGGCAGGCGTCTCACCTCTGATCAGAACGCAGCCCGATCGTCCGGAATTTTTAAAGAGAGGATATATTATCTGGGGAGGCAGCAATGTGATTGAGTTTTTTGAGGGCGAAAATGATTGTGGCACAGCGCTTGGGCGGCTGCAGGAGCAGGAGAGCGGGCAGTCAGGCGCAGACGTACGCAGGGATTACCGTGCGCTCGAACACGCCTTTGCGCTGGGCATTCCGCCTTATGCCTCGCTGACGGTCAGTCTGGATCGGATGATTGCGATCGGTATGGGGAATGTACCGGTTTCCACGTATCGGATGGATTTATGA
- a CDS encoding spore germination protein, which yields MNPANYNLADSHLSNARLSDSLAVNIRQACQIFPVGKSFDLITRDLYLGNTKAWFLGVNGMCKTEVLQEIFSDLQNPTYTRDDTIQDLSRYMASKIGYAQTELAEDWHAIVSAVLSGPCVLFVDGFSAAILLDTRTYPARGISEPDAERVTLGARDGFVETMLFNTNLIRRRIRNPRLTFAIRPVGTDSRTDVAVAYIDGYVDPDLLQKVLDRLDNMRVTSLTMGSKSLEELLVRKRWYHPLPSIQQTQRPDVACSYLTEGNILLLVDNSPAALILPSTVFQFTQSPEDYYKSPVVGSYSRLLRFLCIFISLFLLPSFLLLSSYFPDLADTLSLLPVEETTSGRLFLYTLFAELALNLFQYSAAHSPSSYSGSLSIVGGLILSDVAIDLHWVSLEVMFYAAATMLASLALSSTAFAEGIRCYRLLLLFLTGCFGLWGFLAGCVLITLSVVTTPSFAGKSFFWPLRPFNWQALSTLLFRRPTYKAQPSNVWKRERRKDRDGQS from the coding sequence ATGAACCCAGCCAATTACAATTTAGCAGATTCTCATTTATCAAATGCCAGATTATCGGATTCTCTCGCTGTAAACATCAGGCAGGCCTGTCAGATCTTTCCGGTTGGAAAAAGTTTTGACCTGATCACCCGTGACCTGTATCTCGGTAATACAAAAGCCTGGTTTCTCGGAGTCAACGGCATGTGCAAGACCGAAGTACTGCAGGAAATCTTTTCCGACCTGCAAAATCCGACCTACACAAGAGATGATACAATCCAGGACCTCTCCCGCTATATGGCGAGTAAGATTGGGTATGCCCAGACAGAACTGGCCGAAGACTGGCACGCGATCGTCTCCGCCGTTCTCAGCGGCCCCTGCGTGCTCTTCGTGGACGGGTTTTCCGCCGCCATTCTTCTCGACACCCGTACCTATCCGGCAAGAGGCATCTCGGAGCCGGATGCGGAACGAGTCACCCTCGGAGCCAGAGACGGTTTCGTGGAGACGATGCTCTTTAACACCAATCTGATCCGCCGCCGTATCCGCAATCCCCGTCTCACTTTTGCCATCCGGCCGGTAGGCACCGACAGCCGCACCGATGTCGCAGTCGCCTATATCGACGGGTATGTGGACCCTGATCTGCTTCAAAAGGTCCTGGACAGACTGGACAACATGCGGGTGACTTCCCTGACAATGGGCTCCAAAAGCCTAGAAGAACTGCTCGTCCGCAAGAGATGGTACCATCCGCTGCCGAGCATCCAGCAGACACAGCGGCCTGACGTCGCCTGCAGTTATCTGACCGAAGGCAATATTCTCCTGCTGGTGGACAATTCTCCAGCCGCCCTCATTCTTCCGAGCACGGTCTTTCAGTTTACTCAAAGCCCGGAAGATTATTATAAAAGTCCGGTCGTCGGCAGTTACAGCCGGCTGTTGCGATTTTTATGTATTTTCATCAGCCTCTTTCTGCTGCCGTCCTTTTTACTGCTAAGCTCCTATTTTCCGGACCTTGCCGATACGTTATCACTGCTTCCGGTCGAAGAGACGACGAGCGGCAGACTGTTTCTCTATACGTTGTTTGCAGAACTGGCGCTGAATCTGTTCCAGTATTCCGCCGCCCACAGTCCAAGTTCCTACTCCGGCTCTCTCTCTATCGTAGGCGGTCTGATCCTCAGCGACGTGGCCATTGATCTGCACTGGGTGTCTCTGGAAGTAATGTTCTATGCAGCCGCCACCATGCTGGCCTCTCTCGCCCTCTCCAGCACCGCCTTCGCAGAGGGAATCCGCTGCTATCGGCTGCTGCTGCTCTTTCTGACAGGCTGCTTCGGCCTGTGGGGATTTCTGGCCGGCTGTGTTCTCATCACCCTCTCCGTCGTGACAACGCCCTCCTTTGCCGGCAAAAGTTTCTTCTGGCCGCTGCGGCCTTTTAACTGGCAGGCACTCTCCACTCTGCTCTTTCGCCGTCCTACTTATAAGGCCCAGCCGAGCAACGTCTGGAAACGTGAACGCAGAAAGGACAGGGACGGGCAGTCATAA